Proteins from one Ipomoea triloba cultivar NCNSP0323 chromosome 1, ASM357664v1 genomic window:
- the LOC116022932 gene encoding ethylene receptor 1 isoform X2, with product MESCNCIDPQWPADELLMKYQYISDFFIALAYFSIPVELIYFVKKSAVFPYRWVLVQFGAFIILCGATHFINLWTFGMHTRTVAIVMTTAKLLTALVSCVTALMLVHIIPDLLSVKTRELFLKNKAAELDREMGLIRTQEETGRHVRMLTHEIRSTLDRHTILKTTLVELGRTLGLEECALWMPTRTGLELQLSYTLRHQNPVGFTVPIHLPVISQVFHTNRAVKISPNSPVARLRPAGKYIPGEVVAIRVPLLHLSNFQINDWPELSTKRYALMVLMLPSDSARQWHVHELELVEVVADQVAVALSHAAILEESMRARDLLVEQNIALDLARREAETAVRARNDFLAVMNHEMRTPMHAIIALSSLLQETKLTPEQRLMVETILKSSNLLATLINDVLDLSRLEDGSLQLEIGTFNLQALFWEVHNLIKPIASVKKLSVTLSLSSDLPEYAIGDEKRLMQVLLNVVGNAVKFSKEGSISVSAFVAKSEFLRDPQAPDFFPVITENHFYLRVQVKDTGVGINPLDIPKIFSKFAQNQSLATKNSGGSGLGLAICKRFVNLMEGHIWIESEGLGKGATAIFIVKLGIPGLSNELKPTLVPKLPANHIHTIFLGLKVLLMDDNRMVTKGLLAHLGFDVTTANSGDECFRVVKQEHKVVIIDVSMAVVDGYKLSNQIHEKFSKCHERPFIVGLIGSTDRVMKEKCLRAGMDGVILKPISVEKMRNVLTELFEHGVVLDAQ from the exons atggAGTCTTGTAATTGCATTGACCCGCAATGGCCTGCCGACGAGTTACTGATGAAGTATCAGTATATATCAGATTTCTTCATCGCACTTGCTTATTTTTCCATCCCAGTTGAGTTGATATACTTCGTTAAGAAATCTGCCGTGTTCCCTTATAGATGGGTGCTTGTGCAGTTTGGTGCATTTATTATTCTTTGTGGAGCTACACACTTTATCAACTTATGGACATTTGGCATGCATACAAGAACAGTAGCTATAGTCATGACCACCGCAAAGCTATTGACTGCATTAGTTTCATGTGTGACTGCACTCATGCTAGTGCACATTATACCTGATTTATTAAGTGTCAAAACTAGGGAACTGTTCTTAAAAAATAAGGCTGCAGAACTTGATCGAGAAATGGGCCTTATCCGCACACAAGAAGAGACAGGTAGACATGTTAGAATGCTTACTCATGAAATTAGAAGCACTCTTGATAGACATACTATTTTAAAGACTACACTTGTGGAGTTGGGAAGGACGCTAGGTTTGGAAGAGTGTGCACTGTGGATGCCTACCCGTACTGGACTAGAGCTTCAGCTTTCATACACTCTTCGGCACCAAAATCCTGTTGGATTTACTGTACCGATTCACCTTCCTGTAATTAGTCAAGTATTCCATACAAATCGTGCAGTAAAAATATCGCCAAATTCTCCAGTAGCAAGGTTACGACCTGCTGGAAAGTACATCCCAGGCGAGGTGGTTGCCATCCGTGTCCCTCTTCTGCATCTCTCAAATTTCCAAATTAATGACTGGCCTGAACTTTCGACAAAACGCTATGCTTTGATGGTCTTGATGCTTCCTTCAGACAGCGCAAGACAATGGCATGTCCATGAGTTGGAGCTTGTTGAAGTTGTGGCTGATCAG GTTGCTGTTGCTCTCTCCCATGCTGCAATTTTAGAAGAGTCAATGAGGGCAAGGGATCTTCTTGTGGAGCAGAACATTGCCCTTGATCTGGCAAGAAGAGAAGCTGAAACAGCTGTTCGTGCTCGTAATGATTTCTTGGCTGTTATGAATCACGAGATGAGAACACCCATGCATGCAATAATAGCGCTTTCTTCCTTATTACAAGAAACCAAGTTGACGCCTGAACAGCGTCTGATGGTGGAAACAATCCTCAAAAGCAGCAATCTTTTGGCAACACTCATCAATGATGTCTTGGATCTTTCAAGACTAGAGGATGGTAGCCTGCAACTCGAGATAGGCACTTTTAATCTTCAGGCTCTCTTTTGGGAG GTCCATAATTTGATCAAGCCAATTGCCTCTGTGAAAAAGCTGTCTGTTACTCTAAGTTTGTCTTCAGATTTGCCCGAGTATGCCATTGGTGATGAAAAACGGCTAATGCAAGTTCTGTTGAATGTTGTTGGCAATGCTGTAAAATTCTCTAAAGAAGGCAGTATATCGGTTTCTGCTTTTGTTGCTAAATCGGAATTTTTAAGAGATCCTCAAGCTCCTGACTTCTTCCCAGTGATAACtgaaaatcacttttatttacGTGTACAG GTTAAAGATACAGGAGTGGGAATTAACCCTCTGGACATTCCCAAAATCTTTAGCAAATTTGCTCAAAACCAATCATTGGCTACTAAAAACTCTGGTGGTTCTGGGCTTGGCCTTGCTATTTGTAAGAG GTTCGTAAATCTTATGGAAGGACATATTTGGATTGAAAGTGAAGGTCTTGGCAAAGGAGCTACTGCTATTTTTATCGTCAAACTTGGAATTCCTGGACTCTCAAATGAATTGAAGCCCACTCTTGTTCCCAAACTTCCAGCTAATCATATCCACACAATTTTTTTAGGACTCAAAGTTTTGCTTATGGATGATAATAG GATGGTGACCAAGGGACTGCTGGCGCACCTCGGGTTTGATGTAACAACTGCGAATTCTGGAGACGAGTGCTTTAGAGTGGTTAAACAGGAGCACAAGGTAGTAATTATAGATGTGAGCATGGCGGTTGTAGATGGATACAAGCTCTCTAATCAGATACATGAAAAGTTCTCAAAATGTCACGAGAGGCCATTCATCGTGGGGCTTATAGGAAGCACGGACCGAGTGATGAAAGAAAAATGCTTGAGGGCTGGTATGGATGGAGTAATACTAAAACCCATTTCTGTGGAGAAAATGAGGAATGTTTTAACCGAGCTTTTTGAGCATGGAGTTGTCCTCGACGCTCAATAG
- the LOC116022932 gene encoding ethylene receptor 1 isoform X1: protein MESCNCIDPQWPADELLMKYQYISDFFIALAYFSIPVELIYFVKKSAVFPYRWVLVQFGAFIILCGATHFINLWTFGMHTRTVAIVMTTAKLLTALVSCVTALMLVHIIPDLLSVKTRELFLKNKAAELDREMGLIRTQEETGRHVRMLTHEIRSTLDRHTILKTTLVELGRTLGLEECALWMPTRTGLELQLSYTLRHQNPVGFTVPIHLPVISQVFHTNRAVKISPNSPVARLRPAGKYIPGEVVAIRVPLLHLSNFQINDWPELSTKRYALMVLMLPSDSARQWHVHELELVEVVADQVAVALSHAAILEESMRARDLLVEQNIALDLARREAETAVRARNDFLAVMNHEMRTPMHAIIALSSLLQETKLTPEQRLMVETILKSSNLLATLINDVLDLSRLEDGSLQLEIGTFNLQALFWEVHNLIKPIASVKKLSVTLSLSSDLPEYAIGDEKRLMQVLLNVVGNAVKFSKEGSISVSAFVAKSEFLRDPQAPDFFPVITENHFYLRVQVKDTGVGINPLDIPKIFSKFAQNQSLATKNSGGSGLGLAICKRFVNLMEGHIWIESEGLGKGATAIFIVKLGIPGLSNELKPTLVPKLPANHIHTIFLGLKVLLMDDNSMSRMVTKGLLAHLGFDVTTANSGDECFRVVKQEHKVVIIDVSMAVVDGYKLSNQIHEKFSKCHERPFIVGLIGSTDRVMKEKCLRAGMDGVILKPISVEKMRNVLTELFEHGVVLDAQ from the exons atggAGTCTTGTAATTGCATTGACCCGCAATGGCCTGCCGACGAGTTACTGATGAAGTATCAGTATATATCAGATTTCTTCATCGCACTTGCTTATTTTTCCATCCCAGTTGAGTTGATATACTTCGTTAAGAAATCTGCCGTGTTCCCTTATAGATGGGTGCTTGTGCAGTTTGGTGCATTTATTATTCTTTGTGGAGCTACACACTTTATCAACTTATGGACATTTGGCATGCATACAAGAACAGTAGCTATAGTCATGACCACCGCAAAGCTATTGACTGCATTAGTTTCATGTGTGACTGCACTCATGCTAGTGCACATTATACCTGATTTATTAAGTGTCAAAACTAGGGAACTGTTCTTAAAAAATAAGGCTGCAGAACTTGATCGAGAAATGGGCCTTATCCGCACACAAGAAGAGACAGGTAGACATGTTAGAATGCTTACTCATGAAATTAGAAGCACTCTTGATAGACATACTATTTTAAAGACTACACTTGTGGAGTTGGGAAGGACGCTAGGTTTGGAAGAGTGTGCACTGTGGATGCCTACCCGTACTGGACTAGAGCTTCAGCTTTCATACACTCTTCGGCACCAAAATCCTGTTGGATTTACTGTACCGATTCACCTTCCTGTAATTAGTCAAGTATTCCATACAAATCGTGCAGTAAAAATATCGCCAAATTCTCCAGTAGCAAGGTTACGACCTGCTGGAAAGTACATCCCAGGCGAGGTGGTTGCCATCCGTGTCCCTCTTCTGCATCTCTCAAATTTCCAAATTAATGACTGGCCTGAACTTTCGACAAAACGCTATGCTTTGATGGTCTTGATGCTTCCTTCAGACAGCGCAAGACAATGGCATGTCCATGAGTTGGAGCTTGTTGAAGTTGTGGCTGATCAG GTTGCTGTTGCTCTCTCCCATGCTGCAATTTTAGAAGAGTCAATGAGGGCAAGGGATCTTCTTGTGGAGCAGAACATTGCCCTTGATCTGGCAAGAAGAGAAGCTGAAACAGCTGTTCGTGCTCGTAATGATTTCTTGGCTGTTATGAATCACGAGATGAGAACACCCATGCATGCAATAATAGCGCTTTCTTCCTTATTACAAGAAACCAAGTTGACGCCTGAACAGCGTCTGATGGTGGAAACAATCCTCAAAAGCAGCAATCTTTTGGCAACACTCATCAATGATGTCTTGGATCTTTCAAGACTAGAGGATGGTAGCCTGCAACTCGAGATAGGCACTTTTAATCTTCAGGCTCTCTTTTGGGAG GTCCATAATTTGATCAAGCCAATTGCCTCTGTGAAAAAGCTGTCTGTTACTCTAAGTTTGTCTTCAGATTTGCCCGAGTATGCCATTGGTGATGAAAAACGGCTAATGCAAGTTCTGTTGAATGTTGTTGGCAATGCTGTAAAATTCTCTAAAGAAGGCAGTATATCGGTTTCTGCTTTTGTTGCTAAATCGGAATTTTTAAGAGATCCTCAAGCTCCTGACTTCTTCCCAGTGATAACtgaaaatcacttttatttacGTGTACAG GTTAAAGATACAGGAGTGGGAATTAACCCTCTGGACATTCCCAAAATCTTTAGCAAATTTGCTCAAAACCAATCATTGGCTACTAAAAACTCTGGTGGTTCTGGGCTTGGCCTTGCTATTTGTAAGAG GTTCGTAAATCTTATGGAAGGACATATTTGGATTGAAAGTGAAGGTCTTGGCAAAGGAGCTACTGCTATTTTTATCGTCAAACTTGGAATTCCTGGACTCTCAAATGAATTGAAGCCCACTCTTGTTCCCAAACTTCCAGCTAATCATATCCACACAATTTTTTTAGGACTCAAAGTTTTGCTTATGGATGATAATAG TATGAGCAGGATGGTGACCAAGGGACTGCTGGCGCACCTCGGGTTTGATGTAACAACTGCGAATTCTGGAGACGAGTGCTTTAGAGTGGTTAAACAGGAGCACAAGGTAGTAATTATAGATGTGAGCATGGCGGTTGTAGATGGATACAAGCTCTCTAATCAGATACATGAAAAGTTCTCAAAATGTCACGAGAGGCCATTCATCGTGGGGCTTATAGGAAGCACGGACCGAGTGATGAAAGAAAAATGCTTGAGGGCTGGTATGGATGGAGTAATACTAAAACCCATTTCTGTGGAGAAAATGAGGAATGTTTTAACCGAGCTTTTTGAGCATGGAGTTGTCCTCGACGCTCAATAG
- the LOC115996235 gene encoding protein SIEVE ELEMENT OCCLUSION B-like — MTLSSLSKQPIDESIIREQVLSTDNHDGRHFNTNFILSDAEKILRLGMGTTEEVLVEKLNQVVELDNIYEQLSYHIRQVSIEIVSGLNAKMANQQHSTTIGILRKLCWYSWEDKMVLMLAAFSIIYGGYILLDSRLCKGVPKLGGLAKKLGSLIQNNLVETPPSYVQKVVVDCLNSMLELTKCVVELKQCPYYSPPPSVVLALPMATYWIATTLINVSAACACDTQHFKVHHQNELEELTTLIAKILATFSPELTKKKAEESFQILRHAWYYNSSNRVELFKLIFNVKDDDEEIFKRDFWHGLNYWRDHQTDLLLITSGFDISHEQIDFLNWYYGNASPYIIWIPIMKHNATWTSEDEHHFEKVKEKMCDLFWLNDPQKRLLPQFPRFVKEELFPKFKMRWGEEAILVSIDRKGRIVHPNVMHMILTWAHYIQENTIGVQRLYNITPLIEKEVKEGTSGVNRVVPEIDQMIRDFLHNIEDRINAWASSIESKIQEVQDQSTPYHSDREKDLWQQETTWSLHLLAPKFQSYQAIGGLINDWIQEEKYIFLYGGNDIKWVQEFTSKVREVGSKIQLNIELVYVGRNKKIRRIIDEKRMTHSPLHNSKSIWWFWTRLRSMFLSRIHYLDVTNCLVKEYNNDEILQGLKKLLAYESTNTTIEGWALLSKGAKVIVCGHGTKMLQVMNEYQIWKENIAPKGFGQAFKDHHDMIFMNRHSCCTLEYPINLDQIPENETCHECSRSMHKFLTFTCCHGHDVDSDKA; from the exons ATGACTCTATCATCACTAAGCAAGCAGCCAATTGACGAGAGTATAATCAGAGAGCAGGTTTTGTCCACTGACAATCATGACGGTAGACACTTCAataccaattttattttgagtgatGCGGAAAAGATTCTTCGTCTCGGAATG GGTACTACTGAAGAAGTCTTGGTGGAGAAGTTGAATCAAGTAGTAGAGCTCGATAATATTTATGAACAACTTTCTTATCATATCAGACAAGTTTCGATTGAG ATAGTGTCTGGTTTGAATGCTAAGATGGCAAATCAACAACACTCCACCACTATTGGCATACTGAGGAAGCTGTGTTGGTATTCTTGGGAAGATAAGATGGTCCTTATGCTTGCTGCTTTCTCCATTATCTATGGAGGATACATCCTTCTTGATTCCCGATTATGCAAAGGCGTTCCCAAATTAGGAGGATTGGCTAAGAAGTTGGGATCTCTGATACAAAATAATCTAGTTGAAACACCACCCTCCTACGTTCAAAAAGTAGTTGTGGATTGCTTGAATTCAATGTTAGAACTCACCAAATGCGTAGTTGAACTCAAGCAATGTCCATATTACTCTCCCCCGCCATCAGTAGTTTTGGCCTTACCAATGGCTACCTATTGGATAGCCACAACTCTTATTAACGTCAGTGCAGCTTGTGCTTGTGATACTCAACACTTCAA GGTTCATCATCAAAATGAACTTGAGGAGCTAACTACTTTAATTGCCAAAATCCTGGCTACTTTCTCTCCCGAACTAA CAAAGAAAAAGGCGGAGGAATCCTTTCAAATATTACGGCATGCATGGTATTACAATTCTTCTAATAGGGTAGAACTTTTCAAGTTAATCTTTAATGTcaaggatgatgatgaagagaTATTTAAAAGAGACTTCTGG CATGGATTAAATTATTGGAGAGACCATCAGACAGATCTTCTACTAATAACATCAGGCTTTGACATCTCTCATGAACAAATTGATTTTCTAAATTGGTATTACGGCAATGCAAGCCCATATATTATTTGGATCCCAATAATGAAGCACAATGCAACATGGACCAGTGAGGATGAACATCACtttgaaaaagtaaaagagAAGATGTGTGACTTGTTTTGGTTGAATGATCCACAAAAAAGATTGTTGCCACAATTTCCTAGATTTGTTAAAGAGGAGCTATTTCCAAAGTTTAAGATGAGATGGGGAGAAGAGGCTATTCTTGTTTCAATAGATCGGAAGGGAAGAATTGTTCATCCAAATGTTATGCATATGATACTCACTTGGGCTCATTATATTCAAGAAAATACAATAGGAGTACAAAGACTATATAATATAACTCCCTTGATTGAAAAAGAGGTGAAGGAAGGCACATCTGGAGTTAATCGTGTTGTGCCTGAAATCGATCAAATGATACGTGATTTTTTACATAACATTGAAGATAGGATAAATGCTTGGGCAAGCTCGATTGAAAGCAAAATACAAGAAGTG CAAGACCAATCTACCCCGTATCACAGCGACAGGGAGAAAGATCTGTGGCAACAAGAAACAACTTGGAGTCTTCATCTCCTTGCACCAAAATTTCAATCCTATCAAGCTATTGGCGGACTGATAAATGATTGG aTTCAggaggaaaaatatatttttttgtatggAGGAAATGACATAAAATGGGTTCAAGAATTCACTTCCAAGGTACGTGAAGTTGGCTCCAAAATCCAATTAAACATTGAGTTGGTCTATGTCGgaagaaacaagaaaataagAAGAATCATTGATGAAAAACGAATGACTCATTCTCCATTGCACAATTCTAAAAGTATATGGTGGTTTTGGACTCGTCTTCGAAGTATGTTTTTGTCAAGAATTCATTATTTAGATGTGACTAATTGTCTTGTTAAAGAATACAACAATGATGAAATTTTACAAGGGCTTAAAAAATTATTGGCCTACGAAAGCACGAATACAACAATTGAAGGATGGGCCTTGTTAAGCAAAGGAGCAAAAGTGATTGTATGTGGACATGGAACTAAAATGTTGCAAGTCATGAATGAATATCAAATATGGAAGGAGAACATAGCCCCCAAAGGTTTTGGACAAGCATTCAAAGACCACCATGATATGATTTTCATGAATAGGCATTCTTGTTGTACTCTGGAATATCCAATTAACTTGGACCAAATTCCTGAAAATGAAACATGTCATGAGTGCTCTCGCAGTATGCACAAGTTTTTGACTTTCACTTGTTGTCATGGTCATGATGTTGACTCTGATAAAGCTTGA